tgatcatcattatatattttattttattgttggtcttgcatcattgattttacatcgttggatttgagatcgataaatttGCTATATCTGAGACACcgttatttgcttatataatttttgagcatgagtatgttatgtcaatatatatatgtatcaatggttgatggcatgattatatggatatgacatatttatttGATCAAATGTAAATCAAATTGATTTGgtgaaatcaatatataataattaaataaaaaagagatataGTTTAGACTAGCTTTGTCATGTAGAACAGCCTactaggagcttatgtctgggacagcccgccaggagcttatgcttgggacagcccccactggtttATATATGGATCAATCGGCCagaagctcatgcctgggatagtTGTCAGGAGCTTATTTTGGAATAGCCTCCgacggactttcgtacgtgggacagccgaccAGAAGCTCATCCTGGggcagccttgaaaggcttataagagaaaaattattggatggtgactgaggtatagacttgattagtccaaagtcaaaaagaaaaatgtTAAACATATAtgataatgaaaagagaaatgaaagacaagacatgaaacaatcgttgaacaaaagtatttcacccattaacatatgtgatgtatctcttttgacaagacagataatttatagatgtttgtattattccggatattgaacataaaattttatattttattgcttattcttattttcagattatattattatatcagtgtgatataaaattcttactgggctgtaaagttcACACCTctcatttctctttttcttctcagagttataggatgCTCATGGTTGGCTATTGTATGGATTTGCAAGTGAGTGGAtgtatagatagagtgtcatgatatctgatcagatgattgaaagaatttcaattataattatgcaagttttactagttattattgaaattagatattatggatgttgaggttgtaatgaaatatttttggtCTTGCTTATTTTTTAGGGCTTACTCtaaggagtgtgtggccatcacgtatccgacctagATGTTGGATTTAGGGCGTGACACCTACAATTTACGAATATAAAAACTAGTGCATCATGAACAAATCAAATCATCATAGATAGATTCAGCATTCAATGAAAACATTAATGAACAATTCAAGTCAGATCTCCCTCTCATCAGCTTGTTTGGTAGACAATATTCAGTTTGCTATTTATACATCATTCTCCTGCCCTCTTTCCTTATTTTCCTTTTGATATTCCTTCATTACGTTGATCAAGTGGGTGGAGTTATTTTTTTCTcccggagagagagagggggagagagagagtcaCATTGTTCTGACTTTTAAAACTACTATCTGGGAGAAGAAAAGACTATCTAATGCCGTAAAATTGCAGCCAATAAGACAGTAATTTTGTTGAAGGTCACCAAGCTGATGAATTGACGTGAATGATGAAAACATGTTCATTTGACCAAATTGATTGAGACAGAGATCTAGGTAGGAAGACTAAGAGAAAAACTTTGATATACATATGGTCCTCTAAAAAAGTGCATGAAGTGCCTTCTTTCTTCAGTGGGTTTCATAAATCTCCCAACAACCTTTTACGTGGAAGCATCTGTCTCTTACAAAATATTTCCTGTAAGTTGGACTCATTCCTCTTCCTTTGATGGCTCATGgaagaacaaagaactaaaattaagGAAGGGCTAATCAGCGTTTCTTCTGAGAAAGGTTTCAGCAGAGGTTAGAAGTCAAGGATTTCATAATCTAACGTTTGACCATGTTCCAACTTAGAATTATATCTCCCTTCCATAGATGTTGGTAATTCAAGGATTCATTTTCTCCGAAATCTCAGTGCAGCACCTTAAATTATTCATTTGGTCACCTAACAAAAGAAAAGTATAAATAAACTTAGCTATCATGAAATGGTGTCGGCATGTTATCACTCTTGCAAGAAATCGAAAAGGTGTGATGCCTTTTAGTTGATTTATTCAATGCAGTCATCTAAGTCGTGTAGCTAGCTAACACAGAAAAGTCTATTCCCCTGGATCATCACTAAATATCTCTTTTTAATCTCTTTTGAGAAAACAACTCTATATATTTTTACTGGAAATTATTGTTTTTTACATGGATAATAATTAATGCTTTTTGAAAAGTTAATGTCTAatgcttattttttttttgcatcttatCGTAGTTACATCTCCAACTGCTTGTTTATAATGCACTCGATCGTACGTAATACACGAATTATCCAGTTCTTTTACTATAGTTATTTAGTAGTTATTGAATTTTTGGTATTCTATTTTTCAATTATAGGTATATCAAAACTTTCTTCACTTGAAGCAAGGAAGCTTTTGGTTGATATAGTAGCAAATAAATTCTTGGGGGATGCAAGGAACTTGTGGTAAGGCATGTATGCACCTTGACCAACGTTTATCCTAAATTTGGTTGGGATAATGAGAGGAATGATGGATGGCCCTTTCCATCATgtggatcaaaatatttttcaaaaaaatgatgaaaaggaGGAAAGGAGGGACTATCCATTCATCAGACTCACTAATTTAcatctatccaaataaaaaaggaTGCAAAGAAAGATGGATGAAATAAGTGAGGGGTGTATTTCTACATTGACAAAATTATCCCTTGTTAACTATTAACAAAATCCTAATACTTTTTTTATACTAAGTATTGACAAATAAAAaaacatccccaacctcttgCTAAGCAATTTTTTGTTTCCTCTCCATTTTTTAATGGTAAGACAGGCTCTAGTGGCTAATTCAGTCTTAAGTACAATATCAAATGCAGAAGCGAGGAAACAGCCCCAACCTCCAAAGAAGAGAGACCTGACCATGGGAAGAGCTCCTTGCTGTGACAAAGCAAACGTGAAGAAAGGCCCATGGTCCCCCGAGGAGGATGCCAAGCTCAGGTCCTACATCGAGCAGCATGGCACTGGTGGAAACTGGATCGCCCTCCCACAGAAGATTGGTATGATTTTCCTCTCAAACACACCATAAATCTCTTAAACAAGTAGAACGGTACTGCTGTTAATGCAAACAATGATGAATTTTTTCCTAATTGGCAATTAGGCCTTAAGCGATGCGGTAAGAGTTGCCGCCTCCGGTGGCTTAACTATCTCCGACCCAATATTAAGCATGGTGGCTTCTCTGAAGAAGAAGATAACATCATATGTAGCCTATATGTTGCTATTGGAAGCAGGTGATAAAATTGGATATATCTGCATGCAATCATGCCATCATTCAATATTGACTGTATAGAGCGGTATCAGTAATAGCTATGCTTTCTTTGTGTGATCAGATGGTCCATAATTGCAGCACAGTTACCTGGAAGGACTGATAATGATATAAAGAACTACTGGAACACAAAGCTGAAGAAGAAGCTCCTGGGAAAGCAGCACAAGAATCAACAACAGGCCCGTCGAGTCTGCCGAAGAAATCAGGGGACCAAGGATTCTAAAGATAGCAACACCATGAGTGCTAAGGAAGGTAACCATCACTCCTCTTGGCCCATGCCAACCATTTCCACTAACCAATTCAACCAGGTGGATCACCATGCTAGCGATGACGTGCATGAATCGATCACAAAGTTTCTAATGAACCTTGATGGTGCTGCGTTTTGTTGCCGTGGGAGAGCTGAGCAAGGAAATCCACTTGCTTCTTCTCTGGGACAACAGCACCTGAATAGAAATTCTATGGGTTCAATTACACTTCCCGAGCAAGCCAATTCTTTCATCAATGGTTATTCTCCATCAGGCTACCGTATATCACAAGGTCTAAATGAGATTGCAGTCGAGCTTGATGAGATGTTCTTGGGCAACTCAGTAAAACTACGAGGGCTGGATTGCTTCTTTGGAGCTGGAAACATGGTGGCCGAGAACAATTGGACTAGCACATCAGGAAGCATGAACTGG
This genomic window from Elaeis guineensis isolate ETL-2024a chromosome 13, EG11, whole genome shotgun sequence contains:
- the LOC105055954 gene encoding uncharacterized protein, which translates into the protein MGRAPCCDKANVKKGPWSPEEDAKLRSYIEQHGTGGNWIALPQKIGLKRCGKSCRLRWLNYLRPNIKHGGFSEEEDNIICSLYVAIGSRWSIIAAQLPGRTDNDIKNYWNTKLKKKLLGKQHKNQQQARRVCRRNQGTKDSKDSNTMSAKEGNHHSSWPMPTISTNQFNQVDHHASDDVHESITKFLMNLDGAAFCCRGRAEQGNPLASSLGQQHLNRNSMGSITLPEQANSFINGYSPSGYRISQGLNEIAVELDEMFLGNSVKLRGLDCFFGAGNMVAENNWTSTSGSMNWNEISPLIYPPVVTNYQGMQQQCLPDELVHILGAQI